A region of uncultured Desulfobacter sp. DNA encodes the following proteins:
- the mltG gene encoding endolytic transglycosylase MltG — protein MICLCIAAAAVSAMIWMDSFINSPFATPSQPVTFTVSSGQHLSTIAQNLKDQKLLSNLIAFKLYVRVNKAAKRIKAGEYEMNTGMSPKTILNLLCTGKNKLYRITVPEGLNMEEIATLTQEAGLCSRQEFLSLCSDLEFINQLEIPGMTLEGYLFPDTYFFSRDTDCKTFIKKMISTFNKIFTDEWKERAKKIGFSVYDIVTLASIIEKETGNAKERPIISSVFHNRLKRHMRLESDPTVIYGISDYYGKIGYKHLNRVTPYNTYRINGLPAGPIANPGAQALQAALYPDRTAYLFFVSKNDTTHQFSTNLHDHNKAVKKYQLTK, from the coding sequence TTGATCTGCCTGTGCATTGCTGCGGCAGCTGTCAGCGCAATGATCTGGATGGACTCTTTTATCAACTCACCTTTTGCCACACCTTCTCAACCGGTTACCTTTACAGTATCTTCAGGCCAGCACTTATCGACCATAGCCCAAAATCTTAAAGACCAAAAACTCCTTTCAAATCTTATTGCGTTTAAACTTTACGTCCGGGTAAACAAGGCAGCAAAAAGGATTAAGGCAGGAGAATACGAGATGAACACCGGCATGAGCCCGAAAACCATCTTAAATCTTCTATGTACTGGCAAAAACAAACTCTATCGCATTACTGTTCCCGAGGGGCTGAACATGGAAGAGATCGCGACGCTCACCCAGGAGGCCGGTTTGTGTTCCCGGCAAGAGTTTCTATCTTTATGCAGTGATCTTGAATTTATCAACCAGCTTGAGATACCGGGAATGACCTTGGAAGGCTATCTGTTTCCTGACACCTATTTCTTTTCCAGGGATACTGACTGCAAAACCTTCATAAAAAAAATGATTTCCACTTTTAATAAAATATTTACTGACGAGTGGAAAGAGCGTGCCAAAAAGATAGGATTCAGCGTTTATGACATTGTCACCCTGGCCTCAATAATCGAAAAGGAAACCGGCAATGCCAAAGAACGACCCATAATTTCATCGGTTTTCCATAACCGGCTGAAACGCCATATGCGGCTTGAAAGTGACCCCACAGTCATTTATGGCATATCTGACTATTATGGAAAAATAGGATATAAACACTTGAATCGTGTCACACCCTATAATACCTACCGGATAAATGGACTACCTGCCGGTCCCATTGCCAATCCAGGGGCCCAAGCCCTTCAAGCAGCTCTGTACCCTGACCGGACAGCATATCTTTTCTTTGTGTCAAAAAACGACACCACGCATCAATTTTCCACAAACCTACATGACCACAACAAAGCTGTAAAAAAATACCAGCTCACCAAATAA
- a CDS encoding Smr/MutS family protein: MTKKYNRKNIEKLKQKNDLPKLVSDKDFLDAFLMNGEGGLEENQEPLTAPVKQRKNLNKHGLPFLDEYETQINKNIEDPDQDDSDAEDRSKQGFAGLQWEDEFPTLLEDSLKQNLPVRHKPRPMPLKRRLKRYPPPETDLDLHGFTALGAQIKARSFVSNAHTQGYFTLRIIVGKGLHSEDGPVLPHVVEDLLKEMKKENIVLAYEWEGRKKSKLGAVCVYLKRFDD; this comes from the coding sequence ATGACAAAGAAATATAATAGGAAAAATATAGAAAAATTAAAGCAAAAAAATGATCTGCCCAAACTGGTATCGGACAAAGATTTTCTAGATGCATTTTTAATGAATGGCGAAGGCGGGTTAGAAGAAAACCAGGAACCGTTAACAGCGCCTGTCAAACAGCGGAAAAATTTAAATAAACACGGTCTTCCCTTTCTTGATGAATATGAAACCCAGATAAATAAAAATATTGAAGACCCTGACCAGGATGACTCTGATGCAGAGGATAGATCAAAACAGGGATTCGCCGGGCTCCAATGGGAAGATGAGTTTCCAACCCTTCTTGAAGATTCACTGAAACAAAATCTTCCCGTTCGTCACAAGCCCAGGCCCATGCCTTTGAAACGCAGGCTCAAACGCTATCCTCCCCCTGAAACAGATCTTGACCTCCACGGCTTCACCGCCCTCGGCGCCCAGATCAAGGCACGCTCATTTGTTTCAAACGCCCACACCCAGGGCTATTTTACGCTGCGTATTATCGTAGGCAAGGGGCTTCATTCAGAGGACGGCCCTGTGCTTCCCCATGTGGTCGAAGACCTGCTAAAGGAGATGAAAAAAGAGAATATTGTCCTGGCCTATGAATGGGAGGGCAGGAAAAAATCAAAGTTAGGAGCCGTATGCGTATATCTTAAACGGTTTGATGATTAA
- a CDS encoding RNB domain-containing ribonuclease, whose protein sequence is MNIGSIVEYIDQQKIISAVILSEAKGKLRLLNENSREVNFSEKRLAHVSEARLDTGLSKTTLVSHLKQVTEIRKTLSESINIRDLWEILHDDPQEIDISAMTMFCFDPPLTPDHEAAVIRAFFNDRLYFKFNKVIFLPFTEEQVEAKKRQIREEERRNALIARGAAWLAGLQDQEKVQGEPDPAVLKILKDYYVFSNDAEKSFLAKEIIRKSGLGSPDRLFELFVKAGIWDEDENLDLISLHIPTTFSDEVTRAAELLCKTAPQVFDDPKRKDLTNLPLITIDGQSTQDYDDAISLETTENGYRLGIHIIDVGACIRNRGPIDMAARERASSIYMPDDKLPMIPPSLSEDLCSLKEGKLRPGVSTLVQMNRFFEVQDYQIVPSVIKVHHQMSYTEANIVNGKNDPITTLYKMATVLRDKRLKSGAIQITLPEVNVWLDENKNIRYTKVDRENPSRMLVSEMMILANSLMAEFLKNNNCPAVFRSQAQPKQRIFKGVETQLMPNFLQRKHLSRAVITTQAEPHAGLGVPAYVTATSPIRRYHDLLTQRQIKAILGIGTPYSAKELDDILASISTAVSNTGRIQAARKRYWLIKYLQDFRGESFEGLVLDAFKDHYNVLLKEFMLESRLPTSGLKLKPGDQIQVTIQHADARRGQLTLFAV, encoded by the coding sequence ATGAATATTGGTAGCATTGTTGAATATATAGACCAGCAAAAAATAATATCTGCGGTTATTTTAAGTGAGGCAAAAGGAAAACTTCGGCTGCTCAATGAGAACAGCCGGGAAGTCAACTTTTCCGAAAAACGTCTGGCACATGTTTCGGAGGCCAGGCTGGATACAGGACTTTCCAAAACCACCTTGGTATCTCACCTGAAACAGGTGACTGAAATCCGCAAAACCCTGTCTGAGTCTATAAATATCCGGGATTTATGGGAAATTCTCCATGATGATCCCCAGGAAATTGATATTTCCGCCATGACCATGTTCTGTTTTGATCCGCCGTTGACTCCAGACCATGAAGCTGCCGTTATCAGAGCCTTTTTCAATGATCGTCTCTATTTTAAATTTAACAAAGTCATTTTCCTGCCGTTCACTGAAGAGCAGGTGGAGGCCAAGAAACGGCAAATCAGGGAAGAAGAACGAAGAAATGCCCTGATTGCCAGGGGTGCCGCCTGGCTGGCCGGACTCCAGGACCAGGAAAAGGTCCAGGGTGAACCGGACCCAGCAGTCCTGAAAATTTTAAAGGATTATTATGTTTTCAGTAATGACGCTGAAAAATCCTTTTTAGCAAAAGAGATCATTAGGAAATCAGGCCTGGGTTCGCCTGACCGGTTATTTGAACTTTTTGTAAAAGCCGGTATCTGGGATGAGGATGAAAACCTTGACCTGATATCACTTCATATTCCGACCACATTCTCGGACGAGGTGACCCGTGCCGCAGAACTGCTGTGCAAAACAGCGCCCCAGGTATTTGACGACCCAAAACGCAAGGACCTGACAAATCTGCCTTTAATCACCATTGATGGCCAGTCCACCCAGGATTATGACGATGCCATCAGCCTTGAAACAACGGAAAACGGCTATCGGCTGGGGATTCACATTATAGATGTGGGGGCATGCATCCGCAACCGGGGCCCCATTGACATGGCTGCCAGGGAGCGGGCTTCTTCCATTTACATGCCTGACGATAAACTGCCCATGATTCCACCAAGTCTGTCCGAAGATCTGTGCAGTCTCAAGGAAGGAAAATTACGGCCGGGTGTTTCCACCCTGGTACAGATGAACCGCTTTTTTGAAGTCCAGGACTATCAGATCGTTCCATCGGTCATCAAGGTCCACCATCAGATGAGTTATACCGAGGCCAATATTGTCAACGGCAAAAACGACCCCATCACCACCCTTTACAAAATGGCGACCGTGTTGAGAGACAAGCGTCTTAAGTCCGGAGCCATCCAGATCACCCTGCCCGAGGTTAATGTATGGCTGGATGAAAACAAAAATATTCGCTATACAAAGGTGGATCGGGAGAATCCATCAAGGATGCTGGTCTCAGAGATGATGATTCTGGCCAACTCCCTGATGGCTGAATTTTTAAAGAATAACAACTGCCCCGCGGTATTCCGGTCCCAGGCACAACCGAAACAACGTATTTTCAAGGGTGTCGAGACCCAACTGATGCCCAATTTTCTCCAGCGCAAACACCTGAGCAGGGCTGTCATTACCACCCAGGCCGAGCCCCATGCAGGCCTGGGCGTACCAGCCTATGTGACGGCCACCTCCCCCATCAGACGCTATCATGACCTGCTGACCCAGCGCCAGATCAAGGCCATATTAGGCATAGGAACCCCCTATTCCGCCAAGGAACTTGATGACATCCTTGCATCCATCTCCACAGCCGTATCCAACACAGGACGCATCCAGGCAGCCCGAAAACGCTACTGGCTGATCAAATACCTGCAGGATTTCAGAGGGGAAAGCTTTGAAGGGCTGGTGTTAGATGCATTCAAAGATCATTACAACGTTCTGCTCAAAGAATTCATGCTTGAATCCAGACTGCCGACCTCGGGACTGAAACTTAAACCCGGGGACCAAATCCAGGTGACGATCCAGCATGCGGATGCCCGGCGCGGCCAGTTGACTCTGTTTGCCGTTTAA
- a CDS encoding IMP cyclohydrolase: MSTDLKKMYKTIMDDHFTPAMEISFVDGNNRQTLFYEKVSWVIDGVQKGLRYGENPGQEAALYRLVNGNLALGDAKTIVPGKYLVSDIELLQSGKHPGKTNLTDADNSLNILRYFTDTPCAVIVKHNNPCGAARADSLEQAYAKAYMADRVAAFGGCIALNKAVDKATAEGIADQYAEVVVAPEFEDGVIEILGRRKNLRVIRINAMDKLHAFIGERVVDFKSLMDGGLVAQWSFVPKTLKKEDLFLASTEYKGTTYKIDREPTDQEYQDLLFGWLVESGITSNSVIYVKDNCTVGIGTGEQDRVGVAEIAVDKAYRKLCDRYCFERYNTSFADMTDEDKRAEIQADVAREKGGLIGSSMISDAFFPFRDGIDVGLRQGVKAVIQPGGSMNDYQSIVACNENGAAMVYTGQRSFKH; this comes from the coding sequence ATGAGCACTGATCTTAAAAAGATGTACAAAACCATTATGGATGACCATTTTACGCCGGCCATGGAAATTTCCTTTGTGGACGGCAATAACCGGCAGACCCTGTTTTATGAAAAGGTTTCCTGGGTCATTGACGGGGTGCAAAAGGGGCTTCGGTATGGCGAGAACCCAGGGCAGGAAGCTGCATTATACCGGCTGGTCAATGGAAATCTGGCGTTGGGAGATGCAAAAACCATCGTGCCGGGCAAGTATCTTGTGTCCGATATTGAGCTGCTGCAGTCCGGCAAACACCCGGGCAAAACCAATCTGACCGATGCGGACAACTCCCTGAACATCCTGAGGTATTTTACGGATACCCCCTGTGCCGTCATTGTCAAGCACAACAATCCCTGCGGGGCTGCCCGGGCGGACAGTCTGGAGCAGGCTTATGCCAAAGCATATATGGCTGATCGTGTGGCGGCATTTGGCGGGTGTATTGCTCTGAACAAGGCTGTGGACAAGGCAACCGCCGAAGGCATTGCCGATCAGTATGCTGAAGTGGTGGTGGCCCCCGAGTTTGAGGACGGGGTCATTGAGATTCTGGGCCGGCGGAAAAATCTGCGTGTGATCCGGATCAACGCCATGGACAAACTGCACGCCTTTATCGGCGAACGGGTGGTGGATTTTAAAAGTCTTATGGACGGCGGTCTTGTGGCCCAGTGGTCCTTTGTGCCCAAGACTCTTAAAAAAGAAGACCTTTTCCTGGCATCCACAGAGTATAAGGGAACAACCTATAAAATTGACCGGGAACCCACGGATCAGGAATATCAGGATCTGCTTTTCGGCTGGCTGGTGGAGTCCGGCATTACGTCCAACTCCGTTATCTATGTCAAGGACAACTGCACCGTCGGGATCGGTACCGGAGAACAGGACCGGGTGGGCGTTGCAGAAATCGCCGTGGACAAGGCCTATCGCAAATTGTGTGACCGGTACTGTTTTGAACGGTACAACACCTCCTTTGCAGACATGACTGATGAAGATAAAAGAGCCGAGATCCAGGCCGATGTGGCCAGGGAAAAGGGCGGCCTTATCGGTTCATCCATGATCTCTGATGCTTTTTTTCCGTTCAGGGACGGTATTGATGTGGGATTACGCCAGGGCGTAAAAGCCGTTATTCAGCCCGGGGGATCCATGAATGATTACCAGTCCATTGTGGCCTGTAATGAAAATGGTGCCGCCATGGTATATACAGGCCAGCGCAGTTTTAAACACTAA
- the chrA gene encoding chromate efflux transporter: MEVFFTFLKLGMISFGGPIAHIGYFRAEFVGRRGWLSDSQFGQLLAICQFLPGPASSQLGFCIGLLRAGWLGALSAFLAFTLPSALLLIAFAAALPMLSGPMGAAAIHGLKLVACAVVADAVLGMSKTLCPDTPRKTIAFFALAALLSMSSAIVQLIVVVLAALAGVLFLGNISIPGNETKIQISLGPRVGGILLLLFAALLIGLPIFSSPSPTLESVAGVFYRAGALVFGGGHVVLPLLQDSVVATGWMTPDQFLAGYGGAQAIPGPMFAFSAYLGSVLSQGNATWLMAATALIFMFLPGFLLVTGVLPLWRAVSHNPAAGRAIAGVNAAVVGLLGAALYNPIFLSGITVSSDLAIAVVAFGLLAIGRLTPIAVVAWCVVACIARLWF, encoded by the coding sequence ATGGAGGTGTTTTTCACATTCTTAAAGCTTGGTATGATATCTTTTGGCGGTCCCATTGCCCATATAGGTTATTTTAGAGCGGAATTTGTCGGGCGCCGCGGCTGGCTCAGTGACAGCCAGTTTGGCCAACTGCTGGCAATCTGTCAATTTCTGCCCGGTCCCGCCAGCAGTCAACTGGGGTTTTGCATCGGGTTGCTGCGTGCAGGATGGTTGGGTGCATTATCAGCGTTTCTGGCCTTTACTCTGCCGTCAGCGCTGCTGCTTATTGCCTTTGCAGCGGCCTTGCCAATGCTGTCCGGCCCCATGGGAGCGGCAGCAATCCATGGATTAAAACTTGTGGCATGCGCCGTTGTTGCGGATGCCGTTCTTGGTATGTCCAAGACGCTTTGCCCCGATACGCCGAGAAAAACCATCGCTTTTTTTGCCCTTGCTGCGTTACTCAGCATGTCGTCGGCAATTGTTCAGTTGATAGTTGTGGTGCTGGCCGCCCTTGCCGGTGTTCTGTTCCTTGGAAATATTTCTATCCCGGGAAATGAAACCAAGATACAGATATCATTGGGTCCACGTGTGGGCGGCATTCTACTTTTGCTGTTTGCAGCACTTCTCATCGGTCTGCCGATATTTTCAAGCCCCTCACCAACACTTGAATCGGTGGCAGGAGTGTTTTACCGGGCCGGAGCTTTAGTGTTTGGTGGCGGACATGTGGTCTTGCCTCTGCTGCAGGATTCTGTGGTGGCCACAGGCTGGATGACGCCCGATCAGTTTTTGGCCGGATATGGCGGAGCCCAGGCTATTCCCGGACCGATGTTCGCATTTTCGGCCTACCTGGGATCGGTATTATCACAGGGAAACGCCACCTGGCTCATGGCGGCTACGGCATTGATTTTTATGTTTCTCCCGGGATTCCTGCTGGTCACCGGGGTTTTGCCTCTCTGGCGAGCCGTTTCACACAATCCCGCTGCAGGACGCGCCATTGCAGGGGTAAACGCGGCCGTGGTGGGTTTGCTGGGGGCCGCATTGTATAATCCGATTTTTTTATCAGGGATAACTGTGTCAAGTGACTTGGCCATCGCCGTTGTCGCATTCGGGCTGCTCGCCATAGGCAGGCTGACACCCATAGCCGTGGTGGCATGGTGTGTGGTGGCCTGTATTGCGCGATTATGGTTTTAG
- a CDS encoding sigma-54 dependent transcriptional regulator: MTTAHKILIVDDDPSILEVLDARLSASNFKVLKARDAAGAEQILKAQKGIDLLVSDIKMPGKSGMELFTDIRKSLPDLPVIFLTAYGTIPDAVDAIKLGATDYISKPFDGLELIKKINSMMASTQAGSGAGSMPPFEAGFYWGKSAAMKHLYSMVKKVADTQVNVLILGESGVGKERIAGCIHKNSPRRKQPYMVVDCGSTPAGILESELFGHLKGAFTHAVKDKVGLIQVADTGTLFLDEIGNISHDMQCRLLRFLEDKKIRQVGAVKETSVNCRVIAATNADLSQAIEEGSFRQDLYYRLKGLTLTIPPLRDRKEDISALANFFADSYAQAHGLDRLRISDATVKVLEEHTWPGNVRELKNTIEAGAILCRDQVIEPWDLQVEGIRENAVLTADLPESQAFSIEQSEKDTIIRALKKTRGVQKNAADLLGISKRAMHYKVRKYDIDPIQYK, encoded by the coding sequence GTGACTACCGCACATAAAATACTCATTGTTGACGATGACCCCAGTATCCTTGAGGTTTTGGACGCAAGGTTGTCCGCATCCAACTTCAAGGTGTTGAAGGCAAGGGATGCGGCAGGTGCCGAGCAGATACTCAAAGCCCAGAAAGGCATAGATCTTCTGGTTTCAGATATAAAAATGCCGGGAAAAAGCGGCATGGAACTGTTTACGGATATCCGTAAGTCCCTGCCGGATCTGCCTGTGATTTTTCTGACGGCCTACGGCACTATACCCGATGCTGTGGACGCCATTAAACTTGGCGCAACCGATTATATTTCCAAGCCCTTTGACGGTTTGGAACTGATTAAGAAAATCAATTCCATGATGGCCAGTACGCAAGCAGGCTCCGGAGCCGGATCCATGCCGCCCTTTGAGGCCGGGTTCTACTGGGGAAAATCTGCTGCCATGAAGCACCTTTATTCCATGGTGAAAAAAGTGGCTGACACCCAGGTCAACGTGCTTATTCTCGGGGAAAGCGGGGTGGGGAAAGAACGAATTGCCGGATGCATCCACAAAAACAGTCCCAGAAGAAAACAGCCCTACATGGTGGTGGACTGCGGGTCAACACCGGCGGGTATTCTTGAAAGTGAGTTGTTCGGCCATCTGAAAGGGGCGTTTACCCATGCCGTCAAAGACAAGGTCGGGCTTATCCAGGTCGCGGATACCGGTACCCTTTTTCTGGATGAAATCGGGAATATCTCCCATGATATGCAATGCCGCCTGTTAAGATTTCTGGAGGATAAAAAAATTCGCCAGGTGGGTGCGGTAAAAGAGACGTCTGTGAACTGCAGGGTCATTGCCGCGACCAACGCTGATCTTTCCCAGGCCATTGAAGAGGGAAGTTTCCGTCAGGATCTGTATTACCGGCTCAAAGGACTCACCCTGACGATTCCCCCTTTGCGGGATCGAAAAGAAGATATTTCTGCCTTGGCCAATTTCTTTGCCGACAGCTATGCCCAGGCTCATGGCCTTGACCGGTTACGTATTTCTGATGCCACTGTAAAAGTACTGGAAGAACATACCTGGCCCGGCAATGTCCGGGAACTGAAAAACACCATTGAAGCCGGGGCGATTCTGTGCCGCGATCAGGTCATTGAACCATGGGATCTCCAGGTTGAAGGTATCAGGGAAAATGCAGTGCTGACCGCCGATCTGCCCGAGTCCCAAGCTTTTTCCATTGAGCAGAGTGAAAAAGATACCATTATAAGGGCCCTGAAAAAAACAAGGGGGGTTCAGAAAAATGCAGCGGATCTTTTAGGCATCAGCAAGCGGGCTATGCATTACAAGGTTAGAAAGTATGACATCGACCCTATACAATATAAATAG
- a CDS encoding HAMP domain-containing sensor histidine kinase encodes MSGASGRIVGISNQISVLSNDVKNSLLDMDANIKKLKLLKKDVYWNYFETARRNYQKALVKIITLDSGQGSSAGYWRDIDRNFGGYVQSGVSMEQAMGGDYIWIDPDVMDQWTAAIGAARKDNEDRIEELLILINRLSRQVVKNGMVGFGISILMGIMGVLFISRSIIVPLNKLKSGLKRVSDDNYTYEMDITSKDEFGELAAAFNNMNRQLKADDEIRSDFIATLSHEIRSPLSSIRESVNMMTEEVLGPINDKQKKFLNIAANEIVRITSLLNHLLDTSVLVSGTKKRQVAPFDPNQLVHSAILSITPTAKARGIRTEFIALAQAPMAQGNEQEIMQVIINILDNALKFSPDNSRVDIRLTRGPGKHFVTCDISDEGPGIPEDKKSLIFKKYYRAKEVRKHMNGVGLGLSIARRIIQANGGEIFVENKPDIGCTFSFTLPVV; translated from the coding sequence ATGTCCGGTGCCTCTGGCCGTATTGTCGGCATCAGCAACCAGATCTCGGTATTGTCCAATGATGTCAAAAACAGCCTTCTTGATATGGATGCCAATATCAAGAAATTGAAATTGCTGAAAAAAGATGTGTATTGGAATTATTTTGAAACAGCCCGGCGTAATTATCAGAAGGCCCTTGTAAAGATCATAACCCTTGATTCAGGACAAGGATCTTCAGCAGGATACTGGCGTGACATTGACCGGAACTTTGGCGGGTATGTCCAGTCCGGCGTATCCATGGAGCAGGCTATGGGTGGGGACTATATCTGGATTGACCCAGATGTGATGGACCAGTGGACGGCCGCCATTGGGGCGGCCAGAAAGGACAATGAAGACAGAATTGAAGAGTTATTGATTCTGATCAACCGTTTAAGCCGACAGGTGGTGAAAAACGGTATGGTCGGATTTGGTATTTCAATATTAATGGGTATTATGGGAGTTTTGTTTATTTCCAGATCCATCATTGTTCCCTTAAATAAACTGAAATCCGGCCTTAAACGGGTTTCTGATGATAACTATACCTATGAGATGGATATTACTTCTAAAGATGAATTCGGAGAGCTTGCTGCGGCATTCAATAACATGAACCGTCAGCTCAAAGCCGATGACGAGATTCGTTCTGACTTTATTGCCACTTTAAGCCATGAAATCAGAAGTCCATTATCTTCCATCCGGGAATCTGTGAACATGATGACCGAAGAGGTTCTTGGTCCGATAAATGATAAACAAAAAAAATTTTTAAACATTGCCGCCAATGAGATTGTCCGGATCACAAGCCTTTTGAACCACCTGCTTGATACTTCGGTTCTGGTTTCAGGAACCAAGAAAAGACAGGTGGCCCCCTTTGATCCCAACCAGCTTGTACATTCCGCCATTTTAAGCATCACACCTACGGCAAAAGCCCGGGGAATCCGAACAGAGTTCATTGCCCTTGCCCAAGCTCCCATGGCCCAGGGCAATGAACAGGAGATCATGCAGGTCATAATAAATATTCTGGATAATGCGCTGAAATTTTCACCGGACAACAGCCGGGTGGATATCCGGTTAACCCGGGGGCCGGGAAAGCATTTTGTGACATGTGATATCAGTGATGAAGGACCCGGTATTCCCGAAGATAAAAAAAGTCTGATATTTAAAAAATACTACCGGGCCAAGGAGGTACGAAAACACATGAACGGCGTAGGCCTTGGTTTAAGTATTGCCCGGCGGATCATCCAGGCCAATGGTGGAGAAATTTTTGTGGAGAACAAGCCGGATATCGGGTGTACCTTTTCCTTTACGTTACCGGTGGTTTAA
- a CDS encoding DUF362 domain-containing protein: MGADVFFIDMTATSKESFPAKLERLVNTAGLHSVLDKNDLTAVKVHFGEKGNTAYIRPVLVRKIIRAIRKADATPFLTDANTLYVGTRSDAVSHIKTAVENGFSYSTMDAAPVIIADGLFGKSETAVKVDLTHNKEVFIGSEIVNANALVALAHFKGHELSGFGGTLKNLGMGCASRRGKLDQHSNVSPKIKRKTCIGCSQCARHCPGQAITIQDKKAYIDKASCIGCAECIVRCPTQSISINWNQDVPVFLEKMMEYTAGVLKDKAGKCLFVNFITNVSPKCDCLPYAESPICNDIGVVASRDPVAIDQACADLVNQAQGLASSALATHLAPGEDKFKGLYPNIDWEHQLAYAQDIGLGSRQYNLVKLDTLAYKNPGTHG, encoded by the coding sequence ATGGGGGCTGATGTATTTTTCATAGATATGACCGCAACATCAAAAGAGAGCTTTCCAGCTAAGCTGGAACGACTGGTCAACACGGCAGGCCTTCATTCTGTTCTGGACAAAAACGACCTGACGGCGGTAAAGGTGCATTTTGGTGAAAAGGGAAATACCGCCTATATCCGTCCGGTTCTTGTACGCAAAATTATCCGGGCTATCAGAAAAGCTGATGCCACACCATTTCTCACCGATGCCAACACCCTGTATGTGGGAACCCGCTCTGATGCCGTATCCCATATCAAAACTGCTGTGGAGAACGGATTTTCCTATTCAACCATGGATGCCGCGCCGGTGATCATTGCCGACGGCCTGTTCGGAAAAAGTGAAACAGCCGTAAAGGTGGACCTGACACATAATAAAGAAGTGTTTATCGGTTCAGAGATTGTAAATGCCAATGCTCTTGTGGCATTGGCCCATTTCAAGGGACATGAACTGTCGGGCTTTGGCGGCACCCTTAAAAATCTGGGGATGGGATGTGCATCACGCCGGGGCAAGCTGGACCAGCATTCCAATGTAAGCCCTAAAATTAAACGAAAAACCTGCATCGGCTGCAGCCAGTGTGCCCGGCACTGCCCGGGCCAGGCCATAACCATTCAGGATAAAAAGGCATACATTGACAAAGCGTCCTGCATCGGGTGTGCCGAATGCATTGTGCGCTGTCCCACCCAGTCCATCAGCATCAACTGGAACCAGGATGTTCCGGTTTTTCTTGAAAAGATGATGGAATATACCGCTGGTGTCCTCAAAGACAAGGCAGGCAAATGCCTGTTTGTCAACTTTATCACCAACGTATCTCCCAAATGTGACTGCCTGCCCTATGCCGAATCTCCCATCTGCAACGATATCGGTGTGGTGGCATCCCGGGATCCTGTGGCCATTGACCAGGCCTGTGCAGACCTTGTCAACCAGGCCCAGGGCCTTGCATCTTCAGCGCTGGCCACCCACCTGGCCCCGGGGGAGGACAAGTTCAAAGGACTTTATCCGAACATAGACTGGGAACACCAGCTTGCGTATGCCCAGGACATCGGCCTGGGTTCACGGCAGTACAATCTGGTCAAACTTGACACCCTGGCGTATAAAAACCCCGGGACCCACGGGTAG